TCTATTATGCAGCAAAGGTTAAAGCAGAAACCCGGTTTCTCACTATCTAAGAATTTGATACTGGATTAATTTCAGACTGGGATTGAGAAAAAAACAGCTTACTAATCCAATGGGTTAGAATATGAGATAATAATCCAAAGGGCCCCGCAAATAAACAAAACGCTAAGGAATGACTTGTCCAAATTCCCGTTTTTTGTCCATCCCAATAAATCCAACGTCCTACAAATAAATCCATGACTAAAAAGTGAATCCATCCCGTTGCTGCGGCGTTTTCATCAGCAAAAAAATGGGCAATATCTGATAATTTTGGATTAGATAATGCTGCGGCATTTTCCGG
This genomic stretch from Planktothrix sp. FACHB-1365 harbors:
- a CDS encoding ABA4-like family protein, encoding MTIPIDQIFNVANLFVLPFWALMIILPNWGVTRKVMESYLPFVLLACVYLYLFISSINPENAAALSNPKLSDIAHFFADENAAATGWIHFLVMDLFVGRWIYWDGQKTGIWTSHSLAFCLFAGPFGLLSHILTHWISKLFFSQSQSEINPVSNS